The window CTTGCGGGCCTCGTCCAGGTCCTTGTACTTGTCGCCCTCCTCCGTCAAGCCGAGCTTCACCGCGGCGGCGCTCATCAGGTTGACGGCGACGGTCACGATCACCTCGACCGCGGGGACCTCGGCGATGTCGCGGGTCATCGAGTCGAAGTCGGGGTTCTCAGGAGGGGTCTCACTCATGCCCCACACGATAGGCCCCGCCGCGCACGCCCCCACCTGCGGGAGTCCGGCGCAGCCCGATTGGCACGCCAGGTTTCAACCCGGTATGGTGGTGTCAACGACCGGCTGGACACCTGTGTGTCCGGCCCGCAAGTGGAGGCTCCGAACTCCCACCTGACTGTCCTCCGGGACGGCAGGTCAACCGGTCAGACGGCCCCCACCGTTCCGTACGGACGGTGGAGTCGTCCGATACTGCGCCCCGCGGCACACCCGCGGCGGTGCTCCGGCAGCATATGGAGCCCCGCCTGTGTCCCGTCCGGGGCATTTTTCATGGCCCTTGACGGTTGGTCTCTATGTCAACCAGACATAACACGGCGGTCCGCCAGACCGGCGTGTGGTGCTACCGAGGAGGATCCATCAGCACCGAGCCCCGCATCAACGACCGGATTCGCGTTCCCGAAGTGCGACTTGTCGGTCCCAGCGGCGAGCAGGTCGGGATTGTTCCGCTTGCCAAGGCCCTGGAGCTTGCGCAGGAGTACGACCTCGACCT is drawn from Streptomyces bottropensis ATCC 25435 and contains these coding sequences:
- a CDS encoding DUF1844 domain-containing protein, whose translation is MSETPPENPDFDSMTRDIAEVPAVEVIVTVAVNLMSAAAVKLGLTEEGDKYKDLDEARKLVTALAGLLDASATEISSFHAAPLRDGLKSLQLAFREASVVPDEPGQGPGEKYTGPVYG